A region from the Kryptolebias marmoratus isolate JLee-2015 linkage group LG9, ASM164957v2, whole genome shotgun sequence genome encodes:
- the sparc gene encoding SPARC encodes MRVWIVFLLCLASHAFAAPAEEEPFLEELVTEEPEVGTNPVQVEVGEFDEAIDVVEDVAAENPCLNYHCKKGKVCEVDEGNTPMCVCQDPSTCPAAEGEFEHICGTDNKTYDTSCHFFATKCTLEGTKKGHKLHLDYIGPCKFIEPCMDNELNEFPLRMRDWLKNVLVTLYERDEDNNLLTEKQKLRVKKIYENEKRLEAGEHSLDLLARDFEKNYNMYIFPVHWQFGQLDQHPVDGYLTHSELAPLRAPLIPMEHCTTRFFEVCDADGDKYIALEEWASCFGIREQDVDKDLVI; translated from the exons GAGCCCTTCCTGGAGGAGCTGGTTACTGAG GAGCCCGAGGTGGGAACCAACCCGGTGCAGGTGGAGGTTGGAGAGTTTGATGAAGCCATCGATGTTGTTGAGGATGTCGCTGCTGAGA atcCTTGCCTGAACTATCACTGCAAGAAGGGTAAAGTGTGTGAGGTGGATGAGGGCAACAcgcccatgtgtgtgtgtcaggaccCCTCCACCTGCCCCGCCGCCGAGGGAGAGTTTGAGCAC atCTGCGGCACTGACAACAAGACCTACGACACCTCCTGCCACTTCTTTGCCACCAAATGCACCCTGGAGGGAACCAAGAAGGGCCACAAGCTGCACCTGGACTACATCGGACCCTGCAAAT TCATCGAGCCCTGCATGGACAACGAGCTGAACGAGTTCCCACTCAGAATGAGGGACTGGCTGAAGAACGTTCTGGTGACTCTGTACGAGCGTGACGAGGACAACAACCTGCTGACCGAGAAGCAGAAGCTCAGG GTGAAGAAGATCTATGAGAACGAGAAGAGGCTGGAGGCCGGCGAACACTCTCTGGACCTGCTGGCCCGGGACTTCGAGAAGAACTACAACATGTACATCTTCCCCGTCCACTGGCAGTTCGGACAGCTGGACCAGCACCCCGTTGACGG ATACCTGACCCACTCTGAGCTCGCCCCCCTGCGCGCCCCCCTCATCCCCATGGAGCACTGCACCACCCGCTTCTTCGAAGTCTGCGACGCCGACGGTGACAAATACATCGCCCTGGAGGAGTGGGCCTCCTGCTTCGGCATCAGAGAGC AGGACGTGGACAAAGACCTCGTCATCTGA